In Alnus glutinosa chromosome 7, dhAlnGlut1.1, whole genome shotgun sequence, the sequence ATATGatttcaaatacaatttaaacaAACTCTACTAAACAttcaaatatgtttttttacCTCGAAATTTGCACACtaaataataattgatttttaattttaaaaatcaaacactcaAACGTACCATAAAGATTTATAGGCACTGCCACATCAGCCAAATTGCATGGGAATCAGATGTGAGTTGAGTATTtagaattacttttttttttttttttgttttaaaagtaaCTAACATGGAAAGTCATTTAAAACATggaaagtcacttaaaacacgttacgTTAGTTTTTATGAAATGGACATAAAGAGTAGTATTACTCTTAATTAAAAGATAGGGCTGaacaaaaattaactaaaaatattaaaaaatataataataaaataaataaacaattcaacaaaagttaattatcatttaaaacataaaaaatgaaCGCATAGAGTCATAtgcaaaaaattaatgcaatagGCATCTTCTTTGGAAAATGTTGTATTTCAAGTTCCAACCAGTCAACATGCATGTTCTTTGAACCCAGGGTGACaacatattttttcaaattacatgtgtaaaaaattatggttaacttgtattatttatgtagggaaaatgataaatttacaacAATACCACAATAACTGCATAACACCCCTTCATATGGGGGTAGGGCCTAGTATGTGGggccaccctcatgtgaggggtgtTGTGTCGTTGTTGTGGTGTTGTGTAGGAATCAAGACCTATATTTGCAGCGTCTGTCATTGAAAATTGTACAAATCGGCGAAATTAAGTGTATAAAATAGTATCAACCAGGGAAGCCGAGCTATCATTTGGGATTTGgggggcaaaattgaaaaaaaaataaattaggaggcaaaactaaaaaactaaaaaatttaagggtaaaatttaaattttttgttttttattttttaaagaaaacatcACCGCTTGGGGAGGGCCCAACCCCCAATGTTTAGCACCACCGCTGGTTTCAACTAAGCGATGGTGGGCGGCCTACTTgataggaaggaaaaaaaaagatttttttatagcggcgttttgataaatatcggttgctttgactttttttttttttttttttaattaaattttgtttaaagccTTTTGTTGCTTTATATGACAGTGCCTGCCTTTTATATCAGGGCTTAGAGAGtatcaatttcttttaatttttttttttaaaaaaattaagaaacaaaaatttcTCTATTCAAATTACTTCATAATAGGATTCTTTATCACTtttctatatcatttaaatattatttataataaatgcTAGGGAAATGAAaaaactatttaaatattatttcagaTAAATgctagtgaaaaaaaaaaaaaaaacttttttatattaaagtAATGTTACCACTTTTACTTCATTTTCTGTTGCAAAGAtttttaaagagttttttttttttttttttttttttttttttttttttttttttttttcatttggaaaATGAAATAGGATTTAGAAAAGCTGTTGTGGCTAGTGCTCTTAGCTAGGGGCGGTTTTcattttctagggtggccgggCAATATATAGAAACAGCAAGGTCCGGGccaaataaaatttttaggAGGGCTAATGAGGCGTTTGCTTCCTTTCGCTTATGTACGAgactttaaattttgaatgaTTTTCTTCCTGCTGTTTGTCCTTTATCCTTTGATAGTGAATTTGTCTTCGTTTGAATTTGGCAAGTCAAATATGACAAACTCACAAAACCACTCTTGGTCATGGTAGTATCAGTCGAAAGGTAAATATATCCTAAAATGATCGATCTATGGGCAAGATGAGATGGAGTAGCAGTGGttgtggttttctttttttagtaaGTTGTCATAAAAGTCCTTGAGTTTTGCCTTTTTGATAGAGAAGGACCCgagtttctaattttaacaattaaaatcttGAATTTTGATCGATTgataaattaatcattttatcaGATTTTTTATGTCCAATCTTTAACGAAAAACTTGCCATTTGTCATATTGTCCACATTAGatcaataaaaatatgacaCGTGTATCCAAATATATGTCAGCATGCCATAtaggaaattattttttgaatgttttttgtGTAATTGCTTCCTTGACTTCCACAATAATAGAAGGTGACTCTTTAACTATTCTTTAACTACCATTCCGGCAATTGATCAAGCTCCTATTCACCGATTAGGTTATCTCTCCAATCATTGCCGACATTCAGTTTCAGCATTTTCAAgaagagatatgatacgtttacttCTGTACAATTATTGTATaactctaactttttttttttaaaaaaaaaaaaaaaactattagaCATGTAGAACCtacatgtagaaaaataaatctaatggttagtttgaaattttattttttagagttgtacaaaaattatgttaagagttgtataacaattatttctctttaaaaaattatatgctacAAATGTTTCAGGAAGTGCCAATTTTCGTATGCACCAAAGGCACCAAGTAGACTACTTCTAACCTTTTACTTGGAAGCATTCCTAACACCTCCCTTATTTTGTCTTCAATTACTGTTAGGATCAATAGGGAGAAGGATCCCCCTTGTATAACCCTTtcaatttccttgtattgcttaaaaaaaaataaaaatggtaatgatattattgttattattattattatcgaTGATGGTGATGTGATTGATGATGCAGCGGTGACATGGATGGGAGGGTGCCGGTGACATCAACAAGGTACAACATAAACGAGAAGGGGTTAAAAGTAGGAGAGATGATACATGCACTACAAATGCACTACAAGTGTGGGTCCCTTTCAATATGTCTTGGTGTcgtgcacttgttgtaatttgaGTATTTTCCTAAAAGTAGAAGAAGAATGGATTTGAAATTAGATAGAGCATCCTTGAAAACAGAGGAAACAGGGAATAAACCAGTGGATTCTATGGGAAGATGAGTGTACAACCAATATTGTTCATGGCCAAGGAAAACGGGAAACAAAACACTGCTTTaggcctctttttttttttttttttttttttttttttcaactaaaataTTTTCCTACAAAAGTGTCTGTTTTCGGCTCTTTGTTTGCAACCCTAAAAAGTGGCTCGAaaacattttcttcttctttctttcttttaatttttttatttttatttattatttttattttttgggtgtttGGCTTGCATGGGAAATCACCAAATatctttttgtattttcatttaatttgaagagccgcaagaaagagagagagagacagcaaAGAAGAATGGTAGAAGAAGAGAGTATTTGAGAATAAAAGTCTTTGAGAGTGGGACTGAGACCTAGTGCAATTGATTATCCATATTATGAGAGAGTCCTTGTGAGGTCTAACGTACTTTTTGGGTACGAGTTCATGcaaaacttcaaaaatttgtagaaacaaaaaacaaaaaagaaatttttaaaaaaaatattttacactgaaacaaaCCTGCCTTAATTCTAATTccaataaacaaattaaattaaatataatagaaTTTTTACTGCTATATAATCAAATTGTACTATAGTcgtataacaatttttttatttattttttatttttaataagtattGATTCACTCATTCCCAcataatcaaatatatatatcactcgTATAACCGTCTATTAAATAGctttcctctttttatttttatatgaattTGGTTGAAATTTATCGTCATTGCAAAGTCTAATTCATGCGCGCGTGTTAACCGTACGTGTTATATACGTTTTGACGTGCGTAATTGAAACTGAGTTGAGAGAAAGTAAATTAATTTGATGTTGCAATCTAACTCATGCATGCACGCCGCCGCCAATCTAATTATTATATGGATTTATAAAATATGTATCAGTTTAATGAACTGAATTAACCTAATTCAGAtcgaaaaaaaaacttcattaatTAGTGACAAAATAGtacttccatatatatatatatatgttatgaaTGCATTTGGGTTTGGAAACGAACCcaccaaaacaaaatataaattagaaccATTCACTAATtagcaaattaaataattaatcagTGGGCCGATACCACTGGCCTCTTATAAGTGTACCAGTTGGCCACAAAAAGATAGAGCCCCAAGTTCAGCACACTCAACGCAGCCAGAAGCCAGAAAAAAGAGTCAAGATTACCATAATTCAAGTTGTCCGGTATCCATCCAGGCCTGCCATGCCTTGTGCTGAACTCCGTGACAATATTAACGAGCAGCGTGCTCAAATAGTTGCCCAGTGCGGCTGTCGTGAGCGACAGAGCCGAGCACAAGCTCCTCATGGCATCAGGCGCCTGCTCGTAAAAGAACTCCAGCTGCCCTATGAACGTGAAAACTTCCGCGCATCCGATGATGAAATACTGAGGGACTTGCCAAAATATCGACATGGGCATGTGCTTGAGGTCGTAGTAGTGGTGCTTCCTCACCTCCCGGAGTCTTACAAGCTCTAAAGTTCCGGCGGCTAGCATAGCAAAGATTGAAATAGCGAGGCCGATTGCTATGCGTTGGAGCTGGGTGAATCCGTTCTTGTGGCCGGTGAACTTTCTGGCGAACGGAACAATTACGCGGTCGTAAACCGGCACCCAGAAGATGACGCTGATGGTGTCGAAGAGGGAGAGCGAAGCAGAGGGGATTTCAAATGAGGGGGTCATATGAAGGTCCATTGTGTTGCCTTGGAGAACAAACAAGGTGCCCATTTGGCTGTACACGGCGGAAAAGATTATGCCCGTGGCCCATACGGGGAGCAACCGGATAATGGATTTGAGCTCTTCGACCTGCGTCACTGGGCACAGTCTCCAAGCATTCACCGAGCCTTTGATTCGATCCGATTGAGTCTCCACAGCGGCCTTGTCAAAGAAACTGAGCAGAGGAAGAATGACAATAATCATCATGCAAAGAAGAAATCGGTGTATAGATAGAGTACTGTCAAATTGACGAGtaattttttagaaatcaaGAATATATAGAGTATAACTAGCTAGgccaaggaaaaaatataaGACAAATTATAGTGAAAATTTACCATAATTGTTCTGTATGATCAAGCTTGCGGCTTCCTTTGACGGCAGATTCCTGTTCCACAGTCTCATAGAGAAGAGACTTGTCGCGTGGCACTTGTGCTCGAAATTTCCTGAAGGAAGCAACGAGGACTTGACATATGCGTGTGAGTGGACTCCCACCAGGCCTCTGGCTCCTATACAACCGCGTGCCGGAGAAGAAAGTTACAACAGCCATCGCCATTGCCACGGCTGGGATGCCGAAGCCCCAGCCCCAGCCAACATTTGTTTGTATCCAGACAAGCACAGAGGCGGCAATGAGAGCCCCGATGTTAATGGAGAAATAAAACCAGTTGAAGAAAGagctcttctttttcttctcggCTTCATCGGAATCATCAAACTGGTCGGCGCCAAAGGATGAGACACATGGCTTAATCCCACCAGTCCCGAGAGCTATCAGGTAGAGTCCTATGAAGAACACTGCGGTTTGCAGTCCTGTGGGATGGCAAACGTTTTCATCACAGGGTGGCTTTAGCCCGTAAACAGAAGCTGATACCGTCAACAATGTCATCCCCTTGCAAGAAatgaatgatatatatattgattataagaaaagaaagtcagaatattaattgataaattcaAGTGACATGAATACTTTACTGTTTATTTGGTTAAAAGGTTTTaatacgatttttaaaaacacaatcaaGCTTtagtaaaatttataaaagagtttttttttggtttaatcaAAGGGCAAGAGGGGGTGATCACTTATGAGGGGTGAGTGGTCTAGATGGTGAAAACCGCATGCGCTCTCTCAAGACTGATCGAGTTATAGCTTAACACCGACCCCATCAAGGAACCTAGCAGCACCCAAGCCAATGGACAAGCCAACAGTCTCAAGTGCTTCCCGTTGCGAGATTTGACTTTGGGACCTAGCCCCCGCTGAAACAAACCCAAAATGGCACTAGATCACACCCTCTGTGGTCgtgttgtttttttctttaaaatcgcagtcatattttttaaaaaatgcacgaCTTTGTGTGTTGCACGCGAGagtttttcacattttcaaaccgtcaatttttttattttcataattttgcaTGTATAAAAACGCGAGTGAAAATGTACTCTATCTTAACAAGCAAATTAACTTACAAAGACATAAATAACAGAGAAGCAAGCGATTGTCCAATATCTTCCCAAATAGGCATCGGCTAGAAAGGCTCCAAGCAAGGGTGTGACATAGCACGTCCCAGACCAATTCGTAACATTGTTGATGGCAACAACACTGCTTTGGTCTAGTTGAAATTTGAGATAATTGACAAGATTTGTGTTGATTCCATAGTATGCTAATCTTTCACAACATTCGTTTCCTGTTTGAAAAACAATCACACGAGAAACTAAGATAACATAATTGAGTGCAAAAAGAATTGAGCGCTTCATGGAAACGCCGAAACATGAGGATAAAACGACGGATTATTTATGGCGTTTTACCGACCGCCGGAATATATTGGGTGTATTTTTGGAGAGGGGAGTACCAAGAATGTAAGGGCACGCTTTCCAGGTTCCTGTTTCTTTCTTGATGGCAGGCTTGTTACGGAAATCTGTCGTTCCATCTTTGGTGTAGAtgtgttcttgttcttcttccatTGACGGCGACAAAGCACGAAGGGGGATGAGCAGATTGGTATATATGTCTGATCTCCAGTAATTTCCACAAATGAACGTGGCCTTGATCAGCTCAAGAAAATCGGATCCCCTCCTCCTCTATCTCCATGTTTATTCAACTCCAAGCTTCCAAGAAGCCTTCCTTTACTCCTATTTTATCTTAGCATCATGGCACGCAGATCAAGCAAATACCCTTTAATGCATGATCATTGATTAACTAGATCGAGCCCTTGAAAGAAGTACTGTTCGTCCATTCCGGTTGGCGATGGACGATGGTGGTGTCACTGTCAGCCCTTAAGCTTATGTAGCTCTGGCACACCTTCTTAGGAAGGGGAAGGGATAAATATTATCAGTCgtttatgaaagaaaataaaactacaaGTCGTGGAAACGTATACAAATCTTTTCCATACCATTTTTGGAccttctattattattattattattattattttataacaGGGGAAAGGAAAAATGGGATGAAACCACAACATATCGGAGGAATTTTAAGAGGAAGAGGTAGACACAGACAGTCTTACAAGCTTGATCTAACACATCTCTTCAAAATGACCTATCTCTTGAAGAGAATCTCTTCAAAATGGCCCATCTCTTATTGTTTATATttcatgttagaatatatatatatacacacgatTATCAtatgagagccccttctatacggTCTTGGCAGAAAACAAGagttttttgcccaccaataagcaCTTGACATGTCAGTTTAGCACACCAAAGCAATATAGGGTGAAAACaccaaattcatgaaaaaaaaaaggaacaaaaaactcAACCAACCAGGACCGCAACCGGCTGAAACTCCACCCCTAGCCCAACCCGCCGCCGCTGCCATCACAACCGCAGTCGCCACCAATGAGCCGGCCGGCGGAGTCGGAGTCGACCTAGGCCGATGATGAGTGACAGCTCGGACAGAAGGGTTCGcctgaaggccacccccagacccagGGGTGGCGGCGCGGCTGCCCTATGGACAGGGGGTAGCCGTGCGGCCACCttccagtggccgggggtggccgcgcagccgTCCCATGGAtcgggggtagccgcgcggccacccccggggcctggggtggccatcgggccagccctagatggatctagggttggctcgaaggccaccccaAGCCtcgagggtggccgcgcgacaGCCTCATGGACCAGGGGTAGTTGCGtggccaccccccagtggccgcgcggccacccccggggcctggggtggccatcgggcctgccctagatggatctagggttggcccAAAGGCCAACCCCAGaccccgggggtggccgcgcggccactccccagtggcctggggtggccttcgggcataccctagatccatctaggggtggcccaaaagccacccctagacccCGGGGGTGGCTGCTCGGCCTGGTGGCGGTGGCGGCGGCGGCTTTCCGCCCTGAGCAGTACCATGGTGGTGCTGCGGATTTGGGCAGTGGATTGTGATTTTCTTGGGCTgtggaaggtttttttttttttagaagggtAAAATGAAGAGTTGCAAAAGGGATCCAATAGATCAGcatcatttcattttttgagttttagctGACGTGTAGATTTCTTATTGATGGGCAAAAAACCCTTCCTTTCTGCCACGACCGGACAGAAGTTATACTCTTATCATATTACTAGATTAGGTTGGAAtgattttctttattaaaatattcaCCATAGATGCGTGCTTGTAACCAAatcctacatttttttttattcactcTCCGTACCTCATTTCCCCAATAAATAAgattatttgtattataagttagaactaataaataaattagttatGCTGCTTCTTTCATAGCATGTGTAGATCAAATATGAGAGACTAGCATACCTCTATTTTTTGATGATAAGTTTTCCATTTCCAGTGTGATGTCTCTTTGTAGGGCGGAGCTAGAATTTGAGATTTTGggaggccaaattgaaaaaccaaaaacttGGGaggccaaaactaaaaaagtaaaaaaatttgggggtaaaatttaatttaatttaattttaaattttttttg encodes:
- the LOC133873391 gene encoding protein NRT1/ PTR FAMILY 8.1-like, which encodes MEEEQEHIYTKDGTTDFRNKPAIKKETGTWKACPYILGNECCERLAYYGINTNLVNYLKFQLDQSSVVAINNVTNWSGTCYVTPLLGAFLADAYLGRYWTIACFSVIYVFGMTLLTVSASVYGLKPPCDENVCHPTGLQTAVFFIGLYLIALGTGGIKPCVSSFGADQFDDSDEAEKKKKSSFFNWFYFSINIGALIAASVLVWIQTNVGWGWGFGIPAVAMAMAVVTFFSGTRLYRSQRPGGSPLTRICQVLVASFRKFRAQVPRDKSLLYETVEQESAVKGSRKLDHTEQLCFFDKAAVETQSDRIKGSVNAWRLCPVTQVEELKSIIRLLPVWATGIIFSAVYSQMGTLFVLQGNTMDLHMTPSFEIPSASLSLFDTISVIFWVPVYDRVIVPFARKFTGHKNGFTQLQRIAIGLAISIFAMLAAGTLELVRLREVRKHHYYDLKHMPMSIFWQVPQYFIIGCAEVFTFIGQLEFFYEQAPDAMRSLCSALSLTTAALGNYLSTLLVNIVTEFSTRHGRPGWIPDNLNYGNLDSFFWLLAALSVLNLGLYLFVANWYTYKRPVVSAH